The following are from one region of the Mycolicibacterium helvum genome:
- the cysK gene encoding cysteine synthase A, with the protein MGKIYDNVTELVGRTPLVRLNRLTEGLDAEVAVKLEFYNPANSVKDRIGAAIIDAVEASGELKPGGTIVEATSGNTGIALAMVGAARGYKVILTMPETMSTERRVMLRAYGAEIVLTPGSEGMAGAVDRAKQIIAESDNAVSANQFANPANPAIHEKTTAEEIWADTEGKVDIFVAGIGTGGTLTGVGHVLKARKPGVQIVGVEPKDSPLLTEGTAGPHKIQGIGANFVPEVLDRDVYDEIIDVELDDSIRVARDLGTQEGILGGISSGAIVWAALELAKRPENAGKLIVAVVCDYGERYISTVLYEHIRD; encoded by the coding sequence ATGGGCAAGATCTATGACAACGTCACCGAGCTGGTCGGCCGTACACCGCTGGTCCGGCTCAACCGCTTGACCGAGGGCCTCGACGCCGAAGTCGCGGTGAAGCTCGAGTTCTACAACCCGGCCAACAGCGTCAAGGACCGGATCGGCGCGGCGATCATCGACGCGGTCGAAGCGTCCGGTGAGCTGAAGCCCGGTGGCACGATCGTCGAGGCCACCAGTGGCAACACCGGCATAGCGCTGGCGATGGTCGGTGCGGCTCGCGGCTACAAGGTGATCCTCACGATGCCGGAGACGATGTCCACGGAGCGCCGGGTGATGCTGCGCGCCTACGGTGCCGAGATCGTGCTGACCCCTGGCTCGGAGGGTATGGCGGGCGCGGTGGATCGGGCTAAGCAGATCATCGCCGAAAGCGACAATGCCGTCTCGGCAAACCAGTTCGCGAACCCCGCGAATCCGGCGATCCACGAAAAGACCACGGCCGAAGAGATCTGGGCGGACACCGAGGGCAAGGTCGACATCTTCGTCGCTGGTATCGGCACCGGCGGAACCCTCACCGGGGTGGGGCACGTGCTGAAGGCGCGCAAACCCGGCGTACAGATCGTCGGAGTCGAACCCAAGGATTCCCCGCTACTTACGGAGGGCACCGCCGGGCCACACAAGATTCAGGGAATCGGGGCCAACTTCGTTCCCGAGGTGCTCGATCGCGATGTCTACGACGAGATCATCGATGTCGAACTCGACGACTCCATTCGGGTTGCCAGGGATCTGGGGACCCAGGAAGGCATTCTGGGCGGGATCTCGTCAGGCGCGATCGTCTGGGCTGCACTGGAACTCGCTAAGCGTCCGGAAAACGCCGGCAAACTCATCGTTGCGGTGGTCTGTGATTATGGCGAGCGCTACATCTCTACCGTGCTCTACGAACACATCCGGGACTGA
- a CDS encoding TIGR03086 family metal-binding protein, with protein sequence MAHELSPGPDAPPVDELASAEATLQVLQQVVHGIASDDLKKQTPCREFDIAGLTDHLLNSITVLGGAAGAELPERNRDDSVERQIVGAARPALDAWHRRGLDGTVPFGDNEAPAQLMVAILSLEFLVHAWDYASAIDQPIDAPDSLTEYVTALAQRIITPEGRVRAGFDDPVDVAAHASKLDRLVAYTGRVPVSGA encoded by the coding sequence ATGGCTCACGAACTCTCCCCAGGACCGGACGCGCCGCCTGTCGACGAATTAGCCAGTGCCGAGGCGACGCTGCAGGTTCTTCAACAAGTAGTCCACGGTATTGCTTCCGATGATTTGAAAAAGCAGACCCCGTGCCGTGAGTTCGACATTGCGGGGCTGACCGATCACCTGCTGAACTCGATCACGGTGTTGGGCGGGGCGGCCGGTGCGGAACTGCCGGAGCGCAACCGCGACGACTCTGTCGAACGGCAGATCGTCGGCGCCGCCCGTCCGGCGCTGGACGCCTGGCACCGCCGCGGGCTGGACGGCACGGTTCCGTTCGGCGACAACGAGGCCCCCGCCCAATTGATGGTCGCCATTCTGTCGCTCGAATTCCTGGTTCACGCTTGGGATTACGCATCAGCGATTGACCAGCCGATCGACGCTCCGGACTCGCTGACCGAGTACGTGACAGCACTGGCCCAGCGGATCATCACCCCGGAGGGGAGGGTCAGGGCCGGGTTCGACGACCCGGTCGACGTCGCCGCGCACGCTTCCAAGCTGGACCGGCTCGTCGCCTACACCGGCCGGGTGCCCGTCAGCGGGGCGTGA
- the hisC gene encoding histidinol-phosphate transaminase, with protein MTARLRPELADLPAYTPGKTVLGAIKLASNETVHGPLPSVRAAIATAAETINRYPDNGYVELKEHLAKHLSKHQAFAPEHIAVGCGSVSLCQQLIQITSSVGDEVIFGWRSFEIYPLQVRVAGATAVQVPLRDYTFDLDAMLAAITDRTRLIFVCNPNNPTSTVVDPDELARFVAAVPSDILIVIDEAYVEYIRDGMLPDSLGLARSYPNVVVLRTFSKAYGLAGLRIGYAVGDPDIITALGKVYVPFTATTVSQAAAIASVHAADELLARTDAVVEERRRVCAALSELGYTFPPSQANFVWLPLSPEQTPDFVEQAADARVLVRPYGTDGVRVTIGAPEENDTFLAFAKTWITPR; from the coding sequence GTGACCGCCCGCCTGCGCCCCGAACTGGCCGATCTACCGGCCTATACCCCGGGTAAGACCGTGCTGGGTGCCATCAAGCTGGCCAGCAACGAGACCGTGCACGGGCCGCTTCCCAGCGTCCGCGCTGCCATCGCCACGGCCGCCGAGACCATCAACCGCTACCCCGACAACGGCTACGTGGAGCTCAAAGAGCACCTCGCCAAGCACCTGAGCAAGCATCAAGCTTTCGCCCCCGAGCACATCGCCGTGGGCTGCGGGTCGGTCAGCCTGTGTCAACAGCTCATCCAAATCACCTCATCGGTCGGCGACGAGGTGATCTTCGGTTGGCGCAGCTTCGAGATCTATCCCCTGCAGGTGCGGGTCGCCGGCGCCACCGCGGTTCAGGTGCCGCTGCGCGACTACACCTTCGACCTGGACGCCATGCTGGCCGCGATCACCGACCGCACCCGGCTGATCTTCGTCTGCAACCCGAACAACCCGACCTCCACCGTCGTCGACCCCGACGAGCTAGCCCGCTTCGTCGCCGCCGTGCCGTCGGACATCCTCATCGTCATCGACGAGGCCTACGTCGAGTACATCCGCGACGGCATGCTCCCCGACAGCTTGGGCCTGGCCCGCAGCTACCCTAATGTCGTTGTGCTGCGCACTTTTTCCAAGGCATACGGCCTGGCTGGCCTGCGCATCGGCTACGCCGTCGGCGATCCCGACATCATCACCGCCCTGGGCAAGGTCTACGTGCCGTTCACGGCAACCACCGTGTCGCAGGCTGCAGCGATCGCCTCGGTACACGCCGCCGACGAACTACTGGCGCGTACCGACGCTGTCGTCGAGGAACGGCGCCGGGTCTGCGCCGCGCTGAGCGAGCTGGGTTACACCTTCCCGCCGTCGCAGGCCAACTTCGTCTGGCTGCCCCTGTCGCCCGAGCAGACGCCCGACTTCGTCGAGCAGGCCGCCGACGCCCGCGTGCTGGTCCGCCCCTACGGCACCGATGGCGTGCGGGTGACCATCGGCGCGCCGGAGGAGAACGACACCTTCCTGGCGTTCGCCAAGACGTGGATCACGCCCCGCTGA
- a CDS encoding GGDEF domain-containing protein, with product MQETANGGTALPAYSRRFAVFGPHLRNWWSGPVDYAAQVHYFTQREISAPIKLLIGVGTAINGVISLLVLLPSAHTPAARGVVAMFAVLQLFWGWVWCYRPWPSRRTSLAFVISADIGIAAVAVLDASWLLGLFGFNAFAMISVYLMFFDGPKTLVVHALWILLATAAFAVHASILNNFDEVAFTAKTLASVAPVVATPLGIQLGIWALRNEANASVIDPLTGVLNRRGLHLHIGDLWRDVTPTDAEVAVMVIDLDRFKHINDTFGHTVGDEVLIRSARRITRVVSSSALVARTGGEEFVVVDLAGPGQAKRSADRIRNAIAAPSDHAITASVGVTSVVIAHFTAAGTDPVPLLETIVERADYAMFDAKRNGGNATIHISPVDEGESAKP from the coding sequence GTGCAGGAAACTGCTAACGGGGGCACCGCCTTGCCGGCATATTCGCGACGTTTCGCCGTCTTCGGCCCCCACCTCCGTAACTGGTGGAGCGGGCCGGTCGACTACGCCGCGCAGGTGCATTACTTCACCCAGCGGGAAATCTCGGCACCGATCAAATTGCTCATCGGCGTCGGTACCGCGATCAACGGGGTGATCTCGCTGCTAGTCCTGCTTCCCTCAGCGCATACCCCCGCCGCGCGAGGCGTTGTCGCCATGTTCGCCGTGCTACAGCTCTTCTGGGGGTGGGTGTGGTGCTATCGACCGTGGCCGTCGCGGCGGACATCGCTCGCCTTCGTCATCTCCGCTGACATCGGGATAGCAGCGGTCGCAGTGTTGGATGCAAGCTGGCTATTGGGATTGTTCGGGTTCAACGCCTTCGCGATGATCTCGGTTTACCTGATGTTCTTCGACGGTCCGAAAACGCTTGTTGTGCATGCCCTGTGGATACTTCTCGCGACTGCGGCCTTCGCCGTGCACGCCAGTATCCTCAACAACTTCGACGAAGTCGCCTTCACGGCGAAGACACTCGCGTCGGTGGCACCGGTTGTCGCGACTCCCCTGGGAATTCAACTCGGGATCTGGGCCCTGCGCAACGAAGCGAACGCCTCGGTCATCGACCCACTGACCGGCGTGCTCAACCGGCGCGGCCTCCACCTGCACATCGGAGATCTGTGGCGTGACGTCACACCGACGGATGCCGAAGTCGCCGTCATGGTGATCGACCTGGACCGCTTCAAACACATCAACGACACCTTCGGCCATACGGTCGGTGACGAGGTCCTGATTCGCAGTGCTCGACGGATCACTCGGGTGGTGAGCAGCAGCGCATTGGTGGCCCGGACCGGCGGTGAGGAATTCGTGGTCGTCGATCTTGCCGGACCCGGCCAGGCAAAGCGGAGCGCAGACCGCATCCGGAATGCGATCGCCGCGCCGAGCGACCATGCGATCACCGCGAGTGTCGGTGTCACCAGCGTCGTCATTGCGCATTTCACCGCTGCCGGAACCGATCCAGTGCCATTGCTCGAGACAATCGTCGAACGAGCCGACTATGCGATGTTCGACGCAAAACGCAACGGCGGTAACGCAACAATCCACATATCGCCTGTCGACGAAGGTGAATCCGCTAAGCCCTGA
- a CDS encoding three-helix bundle dimerization domain-containing protein, with the protein MLIEQLVDRLAAAYSDLPRDDVARVVANAHDHFQHSAIREFIPLLVERRARAELSRSESLLVWSS; encoded by the coding sequence ATGTTGATCGAGCAGCTGGTGGACCGCTTGGCGGCGGCCTACTCCGACCTGCCTCGTGACGACGTAGCTCGCGTGGTGGCCAACGCGCACGATCATTTCCAGCACAGCGCGATTCGCGAGTTCATCCCATTACTGGTCGAGCGCCGCGCTCGCGCTGAGCTCTCGCGCAGCGAATCGTTGCTGGTCTGGTCGTCGTAA